A stretch of Triticum aestivum cultivar Chinese Spring chromosome 1D, IWGSC CS RefSeq v2.1, whole genome shotgun sequence DNA encodes these proteins:
- the LOC123157942 gene encoding zinc-finger homeodomain protein 9-like, which produces MDVKYPSGSIKKVRQAAVVPAVQEVKYNECGRNHALASGGHVVDGCGEWMPLGDLNPVDASSYKCAACGCHRSFHRKVMMERSPPLPPMVETVLHGLPQRRKEETPEDRLPGVDSDTNSDGTEYNSDATEYDSEGTEYDDERSVPRPLQPQPVYHPAQNPVEPADISSGRHNFLSRALQIQRLPAQLSPATASPPHGVMSERKRSRTTFTTDQKLRMEELSEHLGWHLQKRDKDFIEARCRDIGVSKKVFRNWMNNKKRKYPSGHNPSAAASSVVGPSHLRLPPPQSHHQC; this is translated from the exons ATGGACGTCAAGTACCCCAGCGGCTCTATCAAGAAGGTGAGGCAGGCGGCTGTGGTGCCGGCGGTGCAAGAGGTGAAGTACAACGAGTGCGGCAGGAACCACGCGCTGGCTAGCGGTGGGCATGTCGTGGACGGCTGCGGGGAGTGGATGCCCTTGGGGGACCTCAACCCCGTCGACGCGTCGTCGTACAAGTGCGCAGCCTGCGGCTGCCACCGCAGCTTCCACCgcaaggtgatgatggagaggtcgccgccgctgccgcccatgGTGGAGACCGTGCTCCATGGCCTGCCGCAGCGCAGGAAGGAGGAGACGCCGGAGGACCGGCTGCCGGGCGTCGACTCTGACACCAACTCAGATGGCACGGAGTACAACTCAGATGCCACGGAGTACGACTCAGAAGGCACAGAGTACGACGACGAGCGCTCCGTGCCCCGACCACTCCAACCTCAACCCGTGTACCATCCGGCGCAG aatccagtggaacctgcggataTCTCTTCTGGGCGACACAACTTCCTGTCGAGGGCACTGCAGATCCAGAGGCTCCCCGCCCAGCTCTCGccggcgacagcgtcaccgccccaTGGGGTTATGTCGGAGAGGAAGCGGTCCCGCACCACGTTCACCACCGACCAGAAGCTGCGGATGGAGGAGCTGTCGGAGCACCTGGGGTGGCACCTGCAGAAGCGCGACAAGGACTTCATCGAAGCAAGATGCCGCGACATAGGCGTCAGCAAGAAAGTCTTCAGGAACTGGATGAACAACAAGAAGCGCAAGTACCCCAGCGGCCACAACCCCTCCGCTGCAGCATCATCTGTTGTCGGACCATCCCATCTCCGTCTTCCCCCACCACAATCACACCACCAGTGTTAG